ccacctgggtccctatagatGTGATAGCAGCACACAATTCTCTTTAAATGTGAGCCTGCCATCATCCAGCATAAAGCGGTGGGCCCAATAGGCTACCTCCATGGCTACAGGGAGGCCGTTGCGACTTCTGGAAGACCCAACATGGCCCATTGCAGCCACAGGAAGGCCTGACAAGGCCCGCAGCGGATGCAGGAAAGGCCAAGCAGTTGTGGGAAGGCCCAATGAGGCCTGCCACAACCACAGAAAGGCCCAATGGGCCCCGTTGGGCCTTCCACAGGCTGCAATGGGCCCCGTTGACCCCCACCAGGCCTTCCAGAGGCCACAATGGGCCTCCTCTTGCCAGGTGATGTCACATGTGCACCACGCGCGTGACGTCACAGGCCCATACCAGGCACCCACAAAGTGAGGCAGGACGTGGCACCTGTGTCTCCCAGCCAAGTTCACTTCCAGGATCAGGTGCAGGGGGAAAGGGGTCATCTCAGGAGATAGACTGCAAAGAAGCAAACCATGAGCAAAAGGAGAGTTCAGGGCCCCAACTTCCCCTTGCATACCTCTTTGTGAATGATTCAGGAAGACCTGGATTTAAAAGGATGGgtggtcccacccacccccctgcctCACATGGCCCCAACCGTTGCATGAAAAGTGTGCAGGGAAGCAAAAGAGCCATTTCTGTTTTTCCTGGCAGATGCCAAAATGCAGATCTTGGAGTCTCCTTACACAGTATTTTCGCTGGGGTGGTCAACCTTCAAAGCCAAGGCACATGAACATCTCCCAGAAAGGATGTAATCTTATAAGTGTATGTTTATTTGGCTTGCATGTCAAATTAATATAATTGTGTGTTTCTATAAAATACTGtattataatctttttttctaatAATTGTGCTGAAAAGCAAGGAAAAAGAAGGTAGACTTCAAGTATGGTGGTTGGCCCAGATGTTGCTCCTGGTGTTCAGACACACACAAATGGCACCTTCAACCTGTTGCTATGACCCCAGGGACACTGCCAAGTCAAACGCAGAACACAGCTACATCCACGATATAGAGAGCAAATCACCTAaaacaggcatccacaaacttcggccctccagatgttttggactacaattcccatcatccctggccactggtcctgttagctagggatcatgggagttgtaggccaaaacatctggagggccgcagtttggggatgcctgaactaataTGTATCGTAATGAGTCATGACCTGGTTTTCAGAAGCGTTAACACCTAGATCATCAGGAAGCATCACCAGGTGCTTGGGAAAACAGcttattttcatttaaattattttccTTAAAAGGAGTTTAGGTATCTGTATCCAAGATTATTTCATAACATTACTGTACTGGGTTTCTCTCAGCTCGCTTTTCTGAGGTAAATGAAGCAGTATTTCTTTGGTCTGTAGATGGAAGGGTCTGCACACAATTCACAGGCTCATGAACACTAAATTCTGACCTAATCCTGAAGCGTCCTTGGTTGGTTGAGGCCCTCAGGTCAGTAATGCACTTGTAGGCCTTCAGGCCAGTAACTATGGTGAATATTCTGCAACTTGTGCGAGAGCACTGGGCCGTAACTTTGGTTCCCATAGGATTTGTGGTGGGGTGTTACTTGGACAGGAAGAATGATGAGAAAATGGCGCTCTTCAGGAACAAAAGCAAGTTATTTCAAAGGGAATTGAAACTTGGAGAAGAAGTCACATGGTGATAATGTATTAAATGAGAAATGCTTCCAGATAATTAAATCTGtatctatataaaaaaaactgaCCTAATCCTCTTCCTCAGCTACCTCCTACACATTATGTTAGTTCAGATCCTTTTTATGTCAATAGACTCAGTAGAAAGAGTCCTCTGTGGGATCTTCTCTGCTGTCTCTGTACCAACCTACCTGCAGTAGATATAACATGCATTAATAgctgtgcattttttaaaggtaATAGCAGGTGCATGGGGGTTGATCTGGATCATGACCACAGGGAGCAGGGTTCAACTCTTTGTTCCCTGCTGTAGTCCTCATCAGGATCAAGGGACATTTGCCCTATATTTTCATTGGAAGGAAGACTCTCAATCGCACCAGTGGAAACTTTCTTTCCAGTGCAAATAGCAGGCTTGGAGGAGGGCTATCTGGACTGACACCACAGTTGGGTAGGAAAATGGGTAAGAAAAACCTCCACACCAGCATACTTTTTCTGGATTGAGCACTCTATGCCTGCTACTTGAGTTTCAAAGGCTCACTCAACTGTTATTGCTCCATGTCTACTTTGGCCCTGAAAACAATGGGAATAGGACTCCAAATGCACAATTCTATGTATGTCTATGCAGAAGTAACTCTCATTGAGTTCCATTGTGGTAAGTGAGCATAACAATGAGCCTTTAGTCCCTCATTTCCCTGGCCTGGAACTGGGGGGAGTTTCTGGAAACTGATATTGGGTAAGAGAATGAAGTGAACGCCTTTGTTTCCTTTAATAATATGTGGAGAAAATAAATTACATCAGCATTGTTTCCTTGATCTATGGAAGGCAAGCAGAAAGAACAACCCATTAttctagttagttagttagttaccgTAGTTAGTTAGTTGCTCTGATCCACAGACTGATTCAGTTATCCAAGCTCTAGTGCATACTGTCCAGAGAGGTTTATATATCTCCTTCCTTGATGGTATTCAGGAAAAGACTAGATACTTCAGATATGGGCCATTCTGTTTTTGGCTTGTGGACTGGAATGATCTGTCCATATTTATGGCTCTGCAGTTCTTTGATCAGTGACATCATTTCATCCTGCATTGTTCAACCACAGATGATCAGCACATATCTTCCTTCATTAAACACACTAAGGATGAAGTATTTGCCTGCCAACTACCAAGGGCATTTAACTGAAGCATGATTGAACATTAAGGAGGTTATTCTAAAGGATCAGTGGTAGACTCAGTG
The nucleotide sequence above comes from Zootoca vivipara chromosome 1, rZooViv1.1, whole genome shotgun sequence. Encoded proteins:
- the LOC118080938 gene encoding NADH dehydrogenase [ubiquinone] 1 beta subcomplex subunit 1-like produces the protein MVNILQLVREHWAVTLVPIGFVVGCYLDRKNDEKMALFRNKSKLFQRELKLGEEVTW